In the Numida meleagris isolate 19003 breed g44 Domestic line chromosome 5, NumMel1.0, whole genome shotgun sequence genome, one interval contains:
- the FAM160B1 gene encoding protein FAM160B1, with amino-acid sequence MFSKFTSILQHAVEALAPSLPLQEDFVYHWKAITHYYIETSDDKAPVTDTNIPSHLEQMLDILVQEENERESGETGPCMEYLLHHKILETLYTLGKADCPPGMKQQVLAFYTKLLGRIRQPLLPHINVHRPVQKLIRLCGEVLATPTENEEIQFLCIVCAKLKQDPYLVNFFLESKLKAMASKESTNVITEDMLKGQDSLATDTGQPIPPEETPGAAGAEQMEKEDELPQQADDLSFSLDELNVTSSPESSAVCPNQDYNLVNSLLNLTKSPDGRIAVKACEGLMLLVSLPEPAAAKCLTQSTCLCELLTDRLATLYRALPQSLDPLDIETVEAINWGLDSYSHKEDASAFPGKRALISFLSWFDYCDQLIKEAQKTAAVAMAKAVRERFFVDVMEPQLMQTSEIGILTSTALLHRIVRQVTSDVLLQELVYFVLGEHREPETLANVNRHPLRHRLIEHCDHISDEISIMTLRMFEHLLQKPHEHILYNLVLRNLEERNYIEYKPLCQEDKDVVENGQIAGAIDLEEDPLFTDLSPDNTGAQEWLSVSPPISPEHPKNDGKTEVHKIVNSFLCLVPDEAKSSYHVEGTGYDTYLRDAHRQFRDYCLICLRWEWPGSPRSLEKCNLEASFFEGHFLKVLFDRMGRILDQPYDVNLQVTSVLSKLSLFPHPHIHEYLLDPYVNLASGCRSLFSVIVRVVGDLMVRIQRIPDFTPKLLLVRKRLLGLEPEGPVIDHMTLLEGVIVLEEFCKELAAIAFVKYHASSTP; translated from the exons ATGACAAAGCACCTGTGACCGATACCAACATTCCTTCTCACCTGGAACAGATGCTGGATATTCTagttcaagaagaaaatgagagggAATCAGGTGAAACAGGACCGTGTATGGAGTATTTGCTACATCACAAGATTTTGGAGACACTTTACACACTAGGAAAAGCTGAT tgtccTCCAGGAATGAAACAGCAAGTTTTGGCTTTTTATACAAAACTTCTTGGAAGAATACGGCAACCTCTTCTTCCTCACATAAATGTGCATAGGCCAGTGCAG AAATTAATCAGGCTGTGTGGTGAAGTTCTGGCAACaccaacagaaaatgaagaaattcagtttctctgtATAGTATGTGCAAAGCTGAAGCAGGATCCATACCTGGTCAACTTTTTCCTTGAG AGTAAGTTAAAAGCAATGGCCTCCAAAGAATCAACAAACGTAATCACAGAAGACATGCTGAAAGGCCAGGATTCATTGGCAACAGACACAGGGCAGCCCATCCCGCCTGAAGAAACGCCTGGCGCTGCTGGAGCGGagcaaatggaaaaggaagatgagCTCCCTCAACAGGCAGATGATCTGTCTTTCAGTCTGGATGAACTAAATGTCACGTCATCGCCTGAGTCCTCCGCTGTTTGTCCGAATCAAGACTATAATTTAGTGAATTCTCTACTAAATCTCACCAAAAGCCCG GATGGCCGGATAGCGGtgaaggcttgtgaagggctcATGCTTTTGGTGAGTTTGCCAGAACCAGCAGCTGCCAAGTGCCTGACTCAAAGCACTTGTTTATGTGAATTGTTGACAGACAGGCTGGCCACCCTCTACAGAGCTCTGCCTCAGTCACTGGACCCTTTAGACATTGAAACAGTGGAGGCAATTAACTGGGg TTTGGATTCCTATAGCCACAAAGAAGAtgcctctgcttttccaggGAAGAGAGCgttgatttcatttctttcatggTTTGACTACTGTGATCAACTCATCAAAGAAGCACAAAAG actgctgctgttgctaTGGCAAAAGCGGTGCGGGAACGATTTTTTGTTGATGTTATGGAACCCCAGCTGATGCAAAC CTCAGAAATTGGAATCCTCACGTCAACTGCGTTATTGCATCGCATTGTTCGTCAAGTAACTTCAGATGTCCTACTGCAGGAATTAGTTTATTTTGTACTTGGAGAACACAGAGAGCCAGAAACTTTGGCAAACGTCAACAGACATCCATTGCGACACAGGTTAATCGAGCACTGTGATCATATTTCTGATGAG ATCAGCATAATGACTCTACGGATGTTTGAGCACCTTTTGCAAAAACCTCATGAGCACATTCTCTATAATTTGGTTCTGAGaaatttagaagaaagaaattacatagAATATAAGCCACTGTGTCAAGAAGATAAAGATGTGGTAGAGAATGGGCAGATTGCAGGAGCAAT AGACCTGGAGGAAGATCCGCTATTTACCGATCTGTCTCCGGATAACACTGGGGCTCAGGAGTGGCTCAGTGTTTCTCCACCCATCAGTCCAGAACATCCGAAAAATGATGGGAAGACCGAAGTTCATAAAATTGTAAATAG TTTTCTCTGTCTTGTACCCGATGAAGCTAAGTCGTCATACCACGTGGAGGGTACGGGTTATGATACTTACCTCAGAGATGCCCACAGACAA TTCCGGGATTACTGCCTCATCTGCTTGCGATGGGAGTGGCCTGGATCTCCCAGGTCTTTGGAAAAGTGCAATTTAGAAGCATCGTTTTTTGAAGGCCACTTCTTGAAAGTCCTCTTTGACAGAATGGGCAGGATTCTTGATCAG cccTATGATGTAAATTTACAAGTTACTTCAGTGTTGTCCAAACTCTCCTTGTTTCCCCATCCTCACATACATGAATACCTTTTGGATCCTTACGTAAACCTAGCCTCTGGCTGCCGGTCTCTTTTCTCCGTTATTGTCAGG GTTGTTGGAGACCTCATGGTTAGAATCCAGCGCATCCCAGATTTCACTCCCAAACTTCTGCTGGTCAGGAAACGCCTGCTGGGCTTGGAGCCTGAGGGGCCCGT CATTGACCACATGACATTACTAGAGGGTGTGATTGTGCTGGAAGAATTCTGCAAAGAGCTGGCAGCGATTGCGTTTGTGAAGTATCATGCCTCATCTACACCATAA